In Sedimenticola thiotaurini, the following proteins share a genomic window:
- a CDS encoding SoxR reducing system RseC family protein, with translation MIEESAIVTATEGEFARVETQRASSCGGCEAKSSCGTSALAKVFGNRRTVVKVLNPIGAESGDRVIVGLDESVLTRASFLFYIVPLLSLLAGSILGQSFAELFNLSSTEPLSIVSGLLGLLIGLAWIRRFATRSSKSNAYQAVILRRAGSVHVIDGISKNTL, from the coding sequence GTGATAGAAGAGAGCGCCATAGTAACAGCCACAGAAGGGGAGTTTGCCCGGGTCGAAACCCAACGGGCGAGCAGTTGTGGCGGCTGTGAAGCAAAAAGCAGTTGCGGTACATCTGCGCTGGCCAAGGTTTTTGGAAATCGCAGAACTGTCGTTAAAGTATTGAATCCGATCGGAGCTGAATCCGGTGACAGGGTGATAGTGGGGCTGGATGAGTCGGTTCTGACTCGCGCTTCATTTCTGTTTTATATCGTGCCACTGCTATCGCTGCTTGCCGGTAGTATTCTGGGGCAGTCATTCGCTGAACTGTTTAATTTGTCATCCACGGAACCACTATCTATCGTCAGTGGTCTACTGGGACTGTTGATTGGACTCGCCTGGATACGAAGGTTTGCAACCCGGAGTAGTAAAAGTAACGCCTATCAGGCAGTGATTCTCCGCCGGGCCGGTTCTGTTCACGTCATAGACGGAATAAGCAAGAACACTCTGTAA
- a CDS encoding protein YgfX, with amino-acid sequence MNREQSPLRIQLWQSETLIRFQHLLHAVVISYCLAAAVSYPLEMLLPIGWVTLSWLRFWRQARTLENTHTRLLWRPDGSWLVEQTGRAPQQYGALSSCFTSHWLIILGFRTGLLSRQYFLLLSDNCDAGQHRRLRIRLREPATGPGLKADKYPVSRP; translated from the coding sequence ATGAACAGGGAGCAATCACCACTACGTATTCAGCTTTGGCAATCAGAAACGCTGATTCGTTTTCAACACCTACTGCATGCGGTTGTGATCAGCTACTGCCTGGCCGCCGCCGTCTCCTACCCCCTGGAGATGCTGCTGCCGATTGGCTGGGTCACTCTCTCCTGGCTTCGATTTTGGCGTCAGGCCCGAACCCTGGAAAACACCCATACACGCCTTCTTTGGCGGCCGGATGGCAGTTGGCTGGTGGAACAGACGGGCAGGGCACCGCAGCAATATGGGGCGCTGTCCAGTTGCTTCACCAGCCACTGGCTGATAATCCTGGGATTCCGCACCGGACTGCTGTCCCGGCAATACTTTTTACTGTTATCGGATAACTGTGATGCCGGACAGCACCGTCGTCTACGGATTCGCCTCCGGGAACCGGCTACTGGACCGGGTCTGAAGGCTGATAAGTATCCGGTATCAAGACCGTAG
- the yjgA gene encoding ribosome biogenesis factor YjgA produces the protein MMTDEYESGGYEETEEQVSRSEIKRQMLALQALGERLVKLKPAQWEAFGFSESMMDALRESQRIKSHNAMRRHIRRLGKLLNQEDTEQVESLFQRMDDQAMQDNRRFHRIEQWRDRLINGDDKTLSELLDICPNIDIQHVRQLIRAAKKERELTKPPTAQRKLFRYLKDLDLN, from the coding sequence ATGATGACTGACGAATATGAATCCGGAGGGTACGAGGAGACCGAAGAGCAGGTTTCCCGGAGTGAAATCAAGCGCCAGATGCTGGCGCTTCAGGCATTGGGCGAACGATTGGTGAAACTGAAGCCGGCACAGTGGGAGGCGTTTGGCTTCTCAGAGTCGATGATGGATGCCCTGCGGGAGTCACAGCGAATCAAAAGCCACAATGCCATGCGCCGTCATATACGGCGACTTGGCAAGTTGCTCAATCAGGAGGATACGGAACAAGTCGAATCCCTGTTCCAGCGGATGGACGATCAGGCGATGCAGGATAATCGACGCTTTCATCGAATTGAACAGTGGCGGGATCGGTTAATCAATGGCGATGATAAAACACTCTCTGAGCTATTGGATATTTGTCCTAATATAGACATCCAGCATGTCAGGCAATTAATTCGCGCCGCTAAAAAAGAGCGCGAGTTAACCAAGCCACCTACGGCACAACGAAAATTATTTAGATATCTTAAGGACTTAGACTTAAACTGA
- the nadB gene encoding L-aspartate oxidase, which produces MTKNAPKQFDVLIIGSGAAGLSLALRLPESVQVAVIAKRELTEGNTYYAQGGISAVLDVEDSVDSHVNDTLVAGAGLCDEQTVRLVVEKGPENIQWLLDEGVDFTRNTPSEGGYHLTREGGHSHRRIIHAADATGQEVESRLESQVKSRPNISLFEQHNAIDLIMGGKQGIPDNPCLGAYILNKNNNQVETFVAKFTVLATGGASKVYLYTSNPDVSTGDGIAMAWRAGCRVANMEFIQFHPTCLYHPHAKSFLITEALRGEGGKLLLPDGTRFMPQFDERAELAPRDIVARAIDHEMKRIGADCLFLDISHKPADFIREHFPNIHAKCLEFGIDITTDPIPVVPAAHYTCGGVITDLKARTDVPNLFAIGETSYTGLHGANRMASNSLLECLVYAQQAAFDIEERLPSAAALPEVMPWDESRVTDSDEEVVVSHNWNELRHFMWDYVGIVRSNKRLERAKRRINLLRHEIKEYYSNFRVTNDLLELRNLVEVAYLIIHSAQHRKESRGLHFNIDFPHRDDRFQKAPTVLIPDTYQPSDPVQ; this is translated from the coding sequence ATGACTAAAAACGCCCCCAAGCAATTTGATGTTCTGATTATCGGCAGCGGAGCCGCCGGATTGAGCCTGGCCCTGCGGTTGCCCGAATCTGTCCAGGTAGCAGTTATCGCCAAACGCGAACTGACCGAGGGTAACACTTATTACGCCCAGGGCGGAATCTCCGCAGTGCTGGATGTTGAAGATTCTGTAGATTCCCATGTCAATGACACCCTGGTTGCCGGTGCCGGACTGTGCGATGAGCAGACAGTTCGCCTGGTTGTCGAAAAAGGCCCGGAAAATATTCAGTGGTTGCTGGACGAAGGTGTGGATTTTACCCGAAATACCCCGTCAGAGGGCGGCTATCACCTGACCCGGGAAGGTGGCCATTCGCACCGCCGGATTATTCACGCAGCCGACGCTACCGGGCAGGAGGTGGAGAGTCGTCTGGAGAGCCAGGTCAAATCACGCCCGAATATCAGCCTGTTCGAACAACATAACGCCATTGACCTGATCATGGGGGGGAAACAGGGCATTCCGGATAACCCCTGCCTTGGCGCTTATATCCTGAACAAAAACAACAACCAGGTTGAGACCTTCGTCGCCAAATTCACCGTCCTGGCAACAGGTGGAGCCAGTAAGGTCTATCTCTATACCAGCAATCCGGATGTCTCCACCGGAGACGGTATCGCCATGGCCTGGCGGGCCGGTTGTCGTGTGGCCAACATGGAGTTTATCCAGTTCCACCCAACCTGCCTCTATCACCCCCATGCCAAGTCATTCCTGATCACCGAAGCCCTACGTGGCGAAGGGGGCAAACTGCTGTTGCCGGATGGCACCCGGTTCATGCCGCAGTTTGACGAGCGTGCCGAACTGGCACCGCGCGATATTGTGGCGCGCGCCATCGATCATGAGATGAAACGAATTGGTGCCGATTGTCTCTTCCTGGACATCAGCCACAAACCGGCCGATTTTATCCGTGAACATTTTCCAAACATACACGCCAAGTGCCTTGAGTTTGGTATTGATATCACAACCGACCCGATTCCGGTGGTACCGGCGGCTCACTACACCTGCGGAGGCGTCATTACCGACCTGAAGGCCCGAACAGATGTACCGAATCTGTTTGCCATCGGCGAAACCTCCTATACCGGCCTGCACGGCGCGAACCGGATGGCCAGTAACTCACTGCTGGAGTGCCTGGTGTACGCCCAACAGGCCGCCTTCGATATCGAGGAGCGGCTACCCTCTGCCGCCGCGTTGCCAGAAGTGATGCCGTGGGACGAAAGCCGGGTCACAGACTCGGATGAAGAGGTGGTGGTATCCCACAACTGGAATGAACTGCGCCATTTCATGTGGGACTATGTCGGTATCGTCCGCAGCAACAAACGGCTGGAACGGGCCAAACGACGCATCAACCTGTTACGCCACGAGATCAAGGAGTACTACAGCAATTTCCGGGTAACCAACGATCTGCTGGAACTGCGTAATCTGGTAGAGGTGGCTTACCTGATCATCCACTCCGCACAACACCGGAAAGAGAGCCGCGGACTCCATTTCAACATCGATTTTCCCCATCGTGACGACCGTTTCCAGAAGGCGCCTACGGTCTTGATACCGGATACTTATCAGCCTTCAGACCCGGTCCAGTAG
- the sdhA gene encoding succinate dehydrogenase flavoprotein subunit, which yields MTLARRRFDALIIGAGGAGLNAALQLANANLRVAVVSKVFPTRSHTVAAQGGVNAALANVFEDNWHWHMFDTVKGSDYLGDQDAIEFMCREAIPTVYELEHNGVPFSRLDDGKIYQRAFGGQSQNFGGAQAARTCAAADRTGHAILHTLYQQNIRARTHFFDEYFGIDLIRDEEGAILGALTLEIETGEPLLIEAKTTLLATGGGGQVFRTTSNAHINTGDGMAMALRAGVPLMDMEFFQFHPTGIAGRGMLITEGVRGEGGYLINKDGERFMERYAPNAKDLASRDVVSRAIVTEVKEGRGCGPNADHVLLKVDHLGEDIIAKRLPGIRESSKIFAGVDPAVEPIPVFPTAHYMMGGIPTDRLGHVVIPSSDGSEEIVPGLFAAGECACVSVHGANRLGGNSLLDILVFGRAAGQQIINHLKENPEHRAMDESSVEQAMSRLSRWEETGEGIPVRELRDEFRKVMEDHAGVFRTDEIMSEGVEKVKEVREKLKDVRLGDQSKIFNTARIEALELENLIDIGMAIVLSALERKESRGAHSRPDYTERDDENWMKHSVYFKEGDRLDYKPVQTKPLTVETFPPKPRVY from the coding sequence ATGACGCTAGCCAGAAGACGTTTTGATGCGCTGATCATCGGTGCCGGTGGTGCCGGCCTGAATGCAGCGCTACAGCTTGCCAACGCCAACCTGCGAGTTGCTGTTGTCTCAAAAGTATTTCCGACCCGTTCCCATACTGTTGCTGCCCAGGGTGGTGTGAATGCCGCTCTGGCCAATGTCTTTGAAGATAATTGGCACTGGCACATGTTTGACACGGTCAAGGGCTCGGATTATCTGGGTGACCAGGATGCGATCGAGTTCATGTGTCGTGAGGCGATCCCCACCGTTTACGAGCTGGAACACAACGGTGTGCCGTTCTCACGGCTCGATGACGGCAAGATCTACCAGCGTGCATTCGGTGGCCAGAGCCAGAATTTCGGTGGTGCCCAGGCGGCACGCACCTGCGCCGCTGCCGACCGTACCGGTCACGCTATCCTGCACACCCTTTATCAGCAGAACATTCGCGCCCGCACCCATTTTTTTGATGAGTACTTCGGTATCGATCTGATACGGGATGAAGAGGGGGCTATCCTCGGTGCGCTGACCCTGGAAATCGAGACCGGTGAGCCGTTGCTGATCGAGGCCAAAACCACGCTGCTGGCGACAGGCGGCGGTGGTCAGGTGTTCAGAACCACCTCGAATGCCCATATCAATACCGGTGATGGGATGGCTATGGCACTGCGCGCCGGCGTGCCATTGATGGACATGGAGTTTTTCCAGTTCCATCCGACCGGTATCGCCGGTCGTGGCATGCTGATTACCGAAGGCGTGCGTGGTGAGGGTGGTTACCTGATCAACAAGGATGGTGAGCGCTTCATGGAGCGTTATGCACCCAACGCAAAAGATCTGGCCAGCCGGGACGTGGTCTCCCGGGCTATCGTGACCGAGGTGAAAGAGGGACGTGGTTGTGGACCCAATGCCGACCATGTACTGCTGAAAGTGGACCACCTGGGTGAAGATATCATTGCCAAGCGTCTGCCCGGTATCCGCGAGAGCTCCAAGATCTTCGCCGGTGTGGATCCGGCAGTAGAACCGATCCCGGTATTCCCAACCGCTCACTACATGATGGGTGGTATTCCCACCGACCGTCTAGGCCACGTGGTGATACCTTCTTCGGATGGTTCTGAAGAGATTGTGCCCGGACTGTTCGCCGCCGGTGAGTGTGCTTGTGTCTCGGTGCATGGTGCCAATCGTCTGGGCGGAAACTCACTGCTGGATATCCTGGTGTTTGGCCGGGCTGCCGGTCAGCAGATTATCAATCACTTGAAAGAGAATCCCGAACACAGGGCGATGGATGAGTCGTCGGTCGAACAGGCGATGTCCAGACTCAGCCGCTGGGAGGAAACGGGTGAGGGCATACCAGTGCGCGAACTGCGTGACGAGTTCCGCAAGGTGATGGAAGATCATGCCGGCGTATTCCGTACTGACGAAATCATGTCGGAGGGTGTGGAGAAGGTGAAGGAGGTCCGGGAGAAACTGAAGGATGTCCGCCTGGGTGATCAGAGCAAGATCTTTAATACGGCAAGGATCGAAGCACTGGAGCTGGAAAACCTGATCGATATCGGCATGGCTATTGTGCTTTCTGCACTGGAGCGTAAAGAGAGTCGTGGTGCTCATTCCCGGCCTGACTACACCGAACGGGATGATGAGAACTGGATGAAACATTCGGTCTATTTCAAAGAAGGTGACCGTCTGGATTACAAGCCGGTTCAAACCAAACCGCTTACTGTCGAAACCTTCCCGCCGAAGCCACGTGTCTACTGA
- a CDS encoding DegQ family serine endoprotease — protein MKAAWLKNRFTPISLILLLWLAASTIQAQTLPDFTSLVESNSPSVVNISTKQHKSISNRINRQFQIPELPEGSPLNEFFRHFFGEGGPGLPGESEPRQYDSRSLGSGFIISDDGYIMTNFHVVNGADEILVRLSDRREYLAEVIGMDKTSDVALLKIDATGLPKVKIGTTRKLKVGEWVLAIGSPFGFDHSVTAGIVSAKGRSLPNENYVPFIQTDVAINPGNSGGPLFNLDGEVVGINSQIYSRTGGFMGLSFAIPIELAMNVVDQLRTSGEVKRGWLGVMIQDVTRELAESFDMEYPYGALIARVVEGSPSDKAGLEVGDVILKYNGTKLESSSMLQHLVGASAINKPAELEILRNGKRKTIQVTIGELKSDMAQLDGATQESVSKLGMSVIDLDDLDSDIRNQYKLNNIKGVFVQSVTDGAAKQAGIEPGDVIQMINRVRVSTVEEFDEVVKKLPRGATVAVLVHRRNGARFIPLMVPKE, from the coding sequence ATGAAAGCGGCGTGGTTGAAAAATCGCTTTACCCCCATCTCATTGATCCTGCTGCTCTGGCTGGCGGCTTCCACCATCCAGGCTCAGACTTTACCTGATTTTACGTCGCTGGTTGAGAGCAACAGCCCATCCGTGGTCAACATCAGCACCAAACAGCACAAGTCAATTTCGAATCGAATAAACCGTCAGTTCCAGATCCCAGAACTGCCGGAAGGGAGTCCTCTGAACGAGTTTTTCCGTCACTTCTTCGGCGAAGGCGGGCCGGGGCTGCCGGGGGAGTCGGAACCACGGCAGTATGACTCCCGTTCACTGGGTTCCGGATTCATTATCTCGGATGACGGCTACATCATGACCAATTTCCATGTAGTCAATGGTGCAGATGAAATCCTGGTCAGACTGAGTGATCGGCGGGAGTATCTGGCGGAAGTGATCGGCATGGACAAAACCAGCGATGTGGCTCTGTTGAAAATCGATGCCACCGGATTACCCAAAGTTAAGATCGGCACTACCCGCAAGCTGAAAGTTGGCGAATGGGTGCTGGCTATCGGTTCCCCATTTGGATTCGATCACTCGGTTACAGCGGGTATTGTGAGCGCGAAAGGCCGTAGTCTGCCAAATGAGAATTATGTCCCCTTTATCCAGACGGACGTGGCCATTAATCCGGGTAACTCCGGTGGACCGCTGTTTAATCTGGATGGCGAGGTGGTGGGTATCAACTCCCAGATATACAGCAGGACGGGTGGTTTCATGGGGCTTTCATTTGCCATCCCGATTGAGCTGGCCATGAATGTGGTGGATCAGTTGCGCACCAGCGGTGAAGTGAAGCGCGGCTGGCTGGGTGTGATGATCCAGGATGTTACCCGTGAACTGGCCGAGTCATTCGACATGGAGTACCCCTACGGTGCCCTGATCGCCAGGGTGGTGGAGGGCAGCCCGTCAGACAAGGCTGGTCTGGAAGTGGGTGATGTGATTCTGAAATACAACGGCACCAAGCTGGAGAGCTCTTCCATGCTGCAGCATCTGGTAGGGGCCAGCGCCATCAACAAACCGGCCGAACTTGAAATTCTCCGTAATGGCAAGCGCAAAACCATTCAGGTCACGATCGGCGAATTGAAGTCCGATATGGCACAGCTTGACGGGGCGACCCAGGAGAGTGTCTCCAAGCTCGGTATGAGTGTGATAGATCTGGATGATCTGGATAGTGATATCCGGAATCAGTACAAGCTTAACAATATCAAGGGCGTGTTTGTGCAGTCAGTTACCGATGGGGCCGCAAAACAGGCCGGCATCGAACCGGGAGATGTCATCCAGATGATCAACCGGGTCAGGGTGTCGACGGTGGAAGAGTTTGATGAAGTGGTGAAGAAACTGCCCAGGGGGGCGACCGTGGCGGTGCTGGTCCACCGTCGGAATGGTGCACGCTTCATCCCTCTGATGGTGCCGAAAGAGTAA
- the rpoE gene encoding RNA polymerase sigma factor RpoE, which yields MGERQIDQELVERVQRGDKKAFDLLVLKYQQKVANLVSRYVRDPSETLDVTQEAFIKAYKALPNFRQESAFYTWLYRIAINTAKNYLVAQKRRPPSSDIDAETAEQLDVGVRLKEHATPEHHLLEKEIAETVNRAIDELPEDLRIAITLRELEGLSYEEIAKAMDCPVGTVRSRIFRARAAIDAKLQPLLS from the coding sequence ATGGGGGAACGGCAGATAGACCAGGAGTTGGTCGAACGTGTTCAGCGTGGAGACAAGAAAGCCTTTGATCTGCTGGTGCTCAAGTACCAGCAAAAAGTGGCAAATCTGGTCTCCCGCTATGTAAGAGACCCCAGTGAGACGCTTGATGTGACTCAGGAAGCTTTTATCAAGGCATACAAAGCTTTACCAAACTTTCGTCAGGAGAGCGCATTTTATACCTGGCTCTACCGTATTGCCATTAATACCGCAAAGAACTACCTGGTCGCACAGAAACGCCGCCCCCCCAGTTCGGATATTGATGCCGAGACCGCCGAGCAGCTGGATGTTGGTGTCCGGCTAAAAGAGCATGCCACGCCGGAACACCATCTGCTGGAGAAGGAGATCGCAGAGACAGTCAATCGGGCGATTGATGAGCTTCCGGAAGATTTGCGCATCGCCATTACCCTCAGGGAACTGGAAGGTCTCAGTTACGAGGAGATTGCGAAGGCAATGGATTGCCCGGTAGGAACCGTAAGATCGAGAATATTTCGTGCCCGTGCAGCGATAGATGCGAAATTACAACCGCTTCTGAGCTGA
- a CDS encoding sigma-E factor negative regulatory protein, translated as MTDDINKQISSLLDSELEQDEIRQTLDLLQENESLRNRWDRYNLIGDAMRGEAIRFSNPSIADRVQARLEQEPMDFSNVRDFPSVRPKRFPPRWYKAAGGAALAASVAVVTVLSFPQFTGFSPEGGGPLVAEQSTPNPASYLVQSSTRWKNLSEPKVESKLNNFLIEHNEFAAPGGIGVVPYANFVSYDSNR; from the coding sequence ATGACAGACGATATCAATAAGCAGATTTCCTCCCTTCTGGATAGTGAACTGGAGCAGGATGAGATCCGTCAGACCCTGGATCTGCTCCAGGAGAACGAGTCGCTTCGTAATCGATGGGATCGCTATAACCTGATTGGTGATGCCATGCGTGGCGAGGCTATCCGTTTTTCCAACCCGTCCATTGCGGATCGGGTGCAGGCCAGGCTGGAACAGGAACCTATGGACTTTTCCAATGTCCGGGACTTTCCTTCTGTCCGTCCAAAACGGTTTCCGCCACGCTGGTACAAAGCGGCCGGTGGGGCGGCACTGGCAGCTTCCGTGGCGGTTGTAACAGTACTGTCGTTTCCGCAGTTCACCGGCTTCTCTCCGGAAGGTGGTGGTCCACTGGTAGCGGAGCAATCCACGCCGAATCCCGCTTCATACCTGGTGCAGTCCAGCACGCGCTGGAAGAATCTCTCAGAACCCAAAGTAGAATCAAAACTGAATAACTTTCTGATCGAGCACAATGAGTTTGCAGCACCCGGTGGTATTGGTGTCGTACCCTATGCCAATTTTGTCAGCTACGACAGTAATCGCTGA
- a CDS encoding succinate dehydrogenase iron-sulfur subunit, which yields MKFIVYRYNPDVDTAPHMQEYDVEVTRGMMLRDALMEIKRQDESFAFRHSCGEGVCGSDAVNANGSNLLGCTTPVSDLKEPVNVRPLPGRPVIRDLVVDMSQFYQQYRAVQPYLIHKDPLPEKEMLQSPEDRDKLDGLYECIMCGCCSTACPSFWWNPEKFYGPQALLQAWRFLADSRDQATEERLDALEGPYKLFRCHSIMNCVEYCPKSLNPTKAIGKIKELMLKHSI from the coding sequence ATGAAATTTATTGTTTACCGTTATAACCCTGATGTCGACACTGCTCCACATATGCAGGAGTACGATGTCGAAGTTACCCGGGGCATGATGCTTCGTGATGCGCTGATGGAAATCAAGCGTCAGGATGAGAGTTTCGCCTTCCGTCACTCCTGTGGCGAAGGTGTATGCGGTTCCGATGCTGTGAACGCGAATGGCAGTAATCTGCTCGGGTGTACCACCCCGGTCAGTGATCTGAAGGAGCCGGTCAATGTGCGGCCATTGCCGGGTCGTCCGGTGATCCGGGATCTGGTTGTGGATATGTCCCAGTTCTACCAGCAATATCGTGCGGTTCAGCCCTACCTGATCCATAAGGACCCACTGCCTGAGAAGGAGATGCTGCAATCCCCTGAAGATCGGGACAAATTGGATGGTCTGTACGAGTGCATCATGTGCGGTTGCTGCTCAACCGCCTGTCCTTCATTCTGGTGGAATCCGGAGAAATTCTACGGCCCGCAGGCACTACTGCAGGCCTGGCGGTTCCTGGCGGATAGCCGGGATCAGGCCACTGAAGAGCGACTGGATGCGTTGGAAGGTCCCTACAAACTGTTCCGTTGCCATTCGATCATGAACTGCGTGGAGTATTGTCCGAAGTCGCTCAATCCCACCAAGGCAATTGGCAAGATCAAGGAACTGATGCTCAAGCACTCTATCTGA
- a CDS encoding MucB/RseB C-terminal domain-containing protein — protein sequence MHILTTLLLVGVSLGAAADSGEDDVNFWLQRMVNAVHSLNYDGTFIFLHNTQLESMQIIHTVDDNEERERLISLNGVAREVFRDGASVTCIAPDRKSVSVGNRLSGQGFRAIFSVDVGQLSDYYDFHLLGEERVAGRQTRVVAIIPQDAYRYGYRLYLDKEHAFPLKTDMLNLSGVPISQLMFTQLDVHNSSHEIDEISLEGKEDYRWIQQKPMRTISDKQFSGWSFEALPEGFDVTLHSKRRVGKSGDEIDHFVLSDGLASLSVYIEVDDNVGLRGGSTMGTINAYGTTISGHQITAVGEVPDKTVERIANSLRFSQE from the coding sequence ATGCATATTTTAACGACATTGTTGCTGGTCGGGGTATCGCTGGGTGCCGCGGCCGATAGCGGTGAAGATGATGTAAATTTCTGGTTGCAGCGAATGGTCAATGCCGTACATTCGCTGAATTACGATGGCACTTTCATCTTTCTGCATAATACCCAGTTGGAGAGCATGCAGATCATCCATACAGTGGATGACAATGAAGAGCGAGAGCGCCTTATCTCCCTGAATGGCGTGGCACGGGAGGTATTCCGGGATGGTGCATCGGTCACCTGTATCGCCCCGGACAGAAAATCCGTATCAGTGGGAAACCGGCTCAGCGGCCAGGGCTTTCGGGCAATTTTCTCGGTCGATGTGGGGCAGCTTTCCGACTACTACGATTTTCATCTGCTTGGAGAAGAGCGGGTCGCCGGCCGGCAGACCCGGGTGGTGGCCATCATTCCGCAGGATGCCTACCGTTACGGTTATCGTCTCTATCTGGATAAGGAACATGCATTCCCGTTAAAGACCGATATGTTGAATTTGTCCGGTGTACCCATATCCCAGCTGATGTTTACCCAACTGGATGTGCACAACAGTTCGCACGAGATTGACGAGATCTCATTGGAAGGTAAAGAGGATTATCGCTGGATCCAACAGAAGCCGATGCGCACCATATCCGATAAACAATTCTCCGGATGGTCTTTCGAAGCACTACCGGAAGGTTTCGACGTAACACTGCACTCGAAACGGCGGGTAGGCAAATCGGGAGATGAAATTGATCATTTCGTCCTTTCCGATGGTCTGGCGTCACTCTCTGTCTACATTGAAGTTGATGACAATGTGGGGCTGAGGGGAGGTTCCACCATGGGAACCATTAATGCGTACGGTACGACCATTTCGGGTCATCAGATAACGGCAGTGGGCGAGGTTCCGGATAAGACCGTTGAACGGATTGCCAATTCACTGCGTTTTTCACAAGAGTGA
- a CDS encoding glutaredoxin family protein, whose amino-acid sequence MSRQLSFYYRDGCHLCDDMWQHLQSLRETLAFELASINVDSDPDLQRRYGTLIPVLASEEEIICHYYLDPVGLERFLGAGSGTE is encoded by the coding sequence GTGAGCCGGCAACTCTCTTTTTACTATCGCGATGGCTGCCACCTCTGTGACGACATGTGGCAGCATCTTCAATCCCTACGAGAGACACTGGCGTTTGAATTGGCGTCGATCAATGTGGACAGCGATCCCGATCTGCAGCGCCGCTATGGAACCCTGATCCCGGTGCTGGCTTCGGAGGAGGAGATAATCTGTCACTACTATCTTGATCCCGTTGGCCTGGAACGGTTTCTCGGGGCTGGATCAGGCACTGAATGA
- the sdhD gene encoding succinate dehydrogenase, hydrophobic membrane anchor protein, protein MSRQASGLRAWALQRISAVYLGLYLIYMLGHLSFNAPESYEAWRAYVADPGVSIGMLLFVTALLIHAWVGIRDVLIDYVQPIMARVSLLSLFALGFIGCGLWFAKVVFLASVSA, encoded by the coding sequence ATGAGTCGCCAAGCATCCGGATTGCGCGCATGGGCGCTGCAACGTATCAGTGCAGTTTATCTCGGACTGTACCTAATCTATATGCTCGGTCATCTGAGCTTCAATGCACCTGAATCCTATGAAGCGTGGCGCGCCTACGTGGCCGACCCCGGGGTCAGTATAGGCATGCTGCTGTTTGTCACTGCGCTGCTGATACACGCCTGGGTCGGTATCCGTGACGTGCTGATCGACTATGTGCAGCCGATAATGGCCCGAGTAAGCCTGCTCAGCCTGTTTGCACTTGGCTTCATTGGCTGCGGCCTCTGGTTTGCAAAGGTTGTATTCCTCGCCAGTGTGTCTGCCTGA
- the sdhC gene encoding succinate dehydrogenase, cytochrome b556 subunit, with product MTIKNRPVYLDLTQFRFPIAAIMSVGHRASGVLMILAIPFLAYTLDLSLSGPEGFAEAKAIMDSLFIKLVLFVVLWAMLHHLLAGIRYLLLDFHIGVEKEIETRSAQVVMVAAPVLAVLIGLIL from the coding sequence ATGACGATAAAAAACCGGCCTGTCTATCTCGACCTCACGCAATTCCGCTTCCCGATTGCCGCCATTATGTCGGTAGGACATCGGGCCAGCGGTGTGCTGATGATTCTGGCCATACCATTCCTGGCATATACCCTTGATCTCTCACTCTCCGGACCGGAAGGTTTTGCAGAGGCGAAGGCGATTATGGATAGTCTGTTTATCAAGCTGGTCCTGTTCGTCGTGCTCTGGGCGATGCTGCATCATTTACTGGCAGGTATTCGTTACCTGCTGCTTGATTTCCATATTGGTGTTGAGAAGGAGATAGAGACCAGGTCGGCGCAGGTCGTCATGGTAGCCGCTCCTGTTCTTGCTGTTTTGATCGGGTTAATACTATGA
- a CDS encoding succinate dehydrogenase assembly factor 2, whose product MLELDYVLIDFLDQHFTTLSLEDQRLFVRLLDFEDQLLLDWVMGNVVPSDPDIRRLISLMRTSS is encoded by the coding sequence ATGCTCGAGTTGGACTACGTGTTAATCGATTTTCTTGATCAACACTTCACTACTCTCTCCTTGGAAGACCAGCGCTTGTTCGTCCGTCTGCTCGACTTTGAAGATCAGTTGCTGTTGGACTGGGTAATGGGCAATGTAGTCCCGTCTGATCCCGATATCCGGCGCTTGATCTCTTTGATGCGGACCAGCTCCTAG